From Echinicola jeungdonensis, the proteins below share one genomic window:
- a CDS encoding DUF3467 domain-containing protein, translating into MDDEKDKKQKEDQQINVELSDEVAEGIYSNLAMIAHSNSEFVIDFIRLMPGVPKARVKSRIIMTPDHAKRLLNALKDNVEKYEKAFGKIESGNEPPEFPMNFGGTLGEA; encoded by the coding sequence ATGGATGACGAAAAAGACAAAAAGCAAAAAGAAGATCAGCAGATAAATGTAGAACTGTCTGATGAAGTTGCCGAAGGGATTTATAGTAATCTGGCCATGATTGCTCATTCCAATTCAGAGTTTGTCATTGATTTTATCCGGTTGATGCCAGGAGTTCCTAAAGCCCGGGTAAAATCGCGGATCATTATGACCCCTGACCATGCCAAGCGTTTGTTGAATGCCTTGAAGGATAATGTAGAAAAATATGAAAAGGCATTTGGGAAAATTGAGTCAGGAAATGAGCCCCCTGAATTCCCTATGAATTTCGGAGGCACACTGGGAGAGGCCTAA
- the rpsC gene encoding 30S ribosomal protein S3 translates to MGQKVNPIGLRLGIIKGWDSNWYGGRDFADKLYEDQKIRKYVYARIPKGGIAKVIIERTLKRITLTIHTARPGVVIGKGGAEVDKLKEELKKLTNKDVQINIFEIKRPELDAKLVGESIAQQLQARISFRRAMKQSIAATMRVGAEGIKIKLSGRLGGAEMARSEMYKEGRIPLHTLRADIDYAISEAATIYGIIGIKVWIFKGEVYGKRDLSPNAGIANEKSGGAGRRRREGGPKRRKRNN, encoded by the coding sequence ATGGGACAAAAAGTTAACCCTATTGGTCTTAGACTTGGTATCATAAAGGGCTGGGATTCTAATTGGTATGGCGGCAGGGATTTTGCCGACAAGCTTTATGAGGATCAGAAGATAAGAAAATACGTTTATGCCAGGATCCCTAAGGGGGGCATAGCCAAAGTTATCATCGAAAGGACCCTTAAAAGAATCACCCTTACTATTCATACTGCCCGTCCAGGAGTAGTTATCGGTAAAGGTGGTGCCGAAGTCGATAAATTGAAAGAAGAGCTGAAAAAGCTTACCAACAAGGATGTTCAGATCAATATTTTTGAGATCAAAAGGCCTGAACTGGATGCCAAATTGGTAGGAGAATCTATAGCTCAACAACTTCAGGCCAGAATCTCCTTTAGGAGAGCAATGAAACAATCCATCGCGGCTACCATGAGAGTAGGTGCGGAGGGAATTAAAATTAAACTTTCTGGACGTCTTGGTGGAGCTGAGATGGCAAGATCTGAAATGTACAAAGAAGGTAGAATTCCTTTGCATACATTGAGAGCTGACATCGACTATGCCATTTCTGAAGCCGCTACTATCTACGGAATCATCGGTATTAAAGTTTGGATTTTCAAAGGTGAAGTTTACGGAAAGAGAGACCTTTCTCCAAATGCCGGAATAGCCAATGAAAAATCCGGAGGAGCCGGAAGAAGAAGAAGAGAAGGCGGACCTAAGAGAAGAAAGAGAAATAACTAA
- the rplV gene encoding 50S ribosomal protein L22 codes for MEAIARLNNVPTSPRKMRLVADLVRGQRVGSALSVLKFTPNHASIRLEKLLLSAVANWQAKNPDLKLEEADLYVKTIQVDSGRMLKRLRPAPQGRAHRIRKRSNHVTLIVDAFNSEVTADEVETKENAN; via the coding sequence ATGGAAGCAATAGCAAGATTAAATAACGTTCCTACATCGCCTCGTAAGATGCGCCTGGTAGCCGACCTGGTTAGAGGGCAGCGAGTGGGAAGTGCATTGAGTGTATTGAAGTTTACGCCTAATCATGCTTCGATCAGGTTGGAAAAACTGCTGCTTTCTGCTGTAGCCAACTGGCAGGCCAAGAATCCGGACCTGAAACTTGAAGAAGCGGATCTTTATGTGAAGACCATTCAAGTGGATAGTGGTCGTATGCTAAAAAGACTTAGACCTGCTCCCCAGGGTAGGGCCCACAGAATTCGTAAAAGATCAAATCATGTAACTTTGATTGTTGATGCGTTCAACTCAGAAGTTACCGCTGATGAAGTAGAAACAAAAGAAAACGCTAATTAA
- the fusA gene encoding elongation factor G — protein MARRDLKYTRNIGIAAHIDAGKTTTTERILYYSGVSHKIGEVHDGAATMDWMSQEQERGITITSAATTVFWPYRDNNYQINIIDTPGHVDFTVEVNRSLRVLDGLVFLFSAVDGVEPQSETNWRLADNYKVPRIGFVNKMDRAGANFLDVCKQVKDMLGSYAVPLQIPIGSEDRFRGVIDLINNRGIIWNEEDKGMTFEEVPIPDDLKEETAEWREHLLEAVAEYDESLMEKFFDDPSSITEDEILTALRAATIDMKIVPMVCGSSFKNKGVQTMLDLVMELLPSPLDKHDMIANDLNDEEKKIAIAPDRDEPFAGLAFKIATDPFVGRLCFVRAYSGVLESGSYVFNSRSGNKERISRIFQMHANKQNQIDRLEAGDIGAVVGFKDIKTGDTLCSEDRKVVLESMIFPEPVIGYAIEPKTKADVDKLTMAITKLVEEDPTLQVNTDHETGQTILRGMGELHLDIIIDRLKKEFKVEITQGAPQVAYKEALFGTVEHKEVYKKQTGGKGKFADIVFELGPKEKDQETGEIKPGLEFKNDIVGGVIPKEFIPAIQKGFQEAMKNGPLAGYPIDAMKVRLFHGSFHDVDSDALSFELAARLGFKEAAKKAKPQLLEPIMSVDVVTPDDYTGPITGDLNRRRGLMKGMDTKGTSSVIKAAVPLSELFGYITDLRTISSGRATASLTFSHYEPVPNNIAESVIAEVKGAKA, from the coding sequence ATGGCAAGAAGAGATTTAAAATATACAAGAAATATCGGTATTGCTGCTCACATCGATGCTGGTAAGACAACAACCACTGAGCGGATTCTATACTATTCAGGGGTTTCCCATAAAATCGGAGAGGTACACGATGGGGCTGCTACCATGGACTGGATGTCTCAAGAGCAGGAGAGAGGTATTACCATTACTTCAGCCGCTACGACCGTATTTTGGCCTTACAGAGATAATAATTACCAAATAAACATCATTGACACTCCAGGTCACGTGGACTTTACCGTTGAGGTTAACCGTTCCCTGCGTGTTTTGGATGGTCTTGTCTTCTTATTTAGTGCTGTGGACGGAGTGGAGCCGCAGTCTGAAACTAACTGGAGACTAGCTGATAACTATAAAGTGCCTCGTATCGGTTTCGTTAACAAAATGGACCGTGCGGGTGCCAACTTCCTTGACGTATGTAAACAAGTGAAGGACATGCTAGGTAGCTACGCTGTTCCTTTGCAAATTCCTATTGGGTCTGAAGACCGATTCCGTGGTGTGATTGACTTGATCAACAACCGTGGCATCATCTGGAATGAAGAAGATAAGGGAATGACCTTTGAAGAAGTTCCAATTCCAGATGATCTTAAAGAAGAAACTGCTGAATGGAGAGAGCATTTGCTTGAAGCGGTAGCTGAATATGATGAGTCTTTGATGGAGAAGTTCTTTGATGATCCTAGCTCTATTACCGAAGATGAAATTCTTACTGCTTTGAGAGCTGCTACCATTGATATGAAAATTGTACCCATGGTATGTGGTTCTTCATTCAAAAATAAAGGTGTTCAAACCATGCTGGACCTGGTGATGGAATTGCTTCCTTCTCCATTGGACAAGCATGACATGATCGCAAATGATCTGAATGACGAGGAGAAAAAGATTGCTATTGCTCCTGATCGTGACGAGCCATTTGCAGGTCTTGCTTTTAAGATTGCTACTGACCCATTCGTAGGTCGTCTATGCTTTGTAAGAGCTTACTCTGGAGTGCTGGAATCAGGTTCCTATGTGTTCAATAGCCGGTCTGGAAATAAAGAGCGTATTTCTCGTATTTTCCAGATGCACGCCAATAAACAAAATCAAATTGACCGACTTGAAGCCGGTGATATCGGTGCCGTAGTTGGCTTTAAGGATATCAAAACTGGTGATACTCTTTGTTCTGAAGACCGTAAGGTAGTATTGGAATCTATGATCTTCCCTGAGCCAGTAATTGGATACGCGATCGAGCCTAAGACTAAGGCCGACGTGGATAAATTGACTATGGCAATCACCAAATTGGTTGAAGAGGATCCTACCCTTCAGGTTAATACTGACCACGAAACAGGACAAACTATCCTTAGAGGTATGGGCGAACTTCACCTGGATATTATCATTGATCGTTTGAAGAAAGAGTTTAAGGTTGAAATCACCCAAGGTGCTCCTCAGGTGGCCTATAAAGAAGCCTTGTTTGGAACAGTTGAACACAAAGAAGTTTATAAGAAACAAACAGGTGGTAAAGGTAAGTTTGCGGATATCGTATTCGAACTTGGACCAAAAGAGAAAGATCAAGAAACTGGCGAGATTAAACCAGGATTGGAATTCAAGAATGATATCGTAGGTGGTGTGATTCCTAAGGAATTTATTCCAGCTATTCAGAAAGGGTTCCAAGAAGCCATGAAAAATGGTCCATTGGCAGGCTACCCGATAGATGCTATGAAAGTAAGGCTTTTCCATGGTTCCTTCCACGATGTCGATTCTGATGCACTTTCATTTGAACTTGCTGCAAGATTAGGTTTCAAAGAAGCAGCTAAAAAGGCCAAACCTCAGTTGCTGGAGCCTATAATGTCTGTAGACGTAGTAACTCCAGATGATTATACCGGCCCTATTACTGGTGACTTGAACAGGAGAAGAGGTTTGATGAAAGGGATGGATACCAAAGGGACATCTTCTGTAATCAAAGCTGCTGTACCATTGTCTGAATTGTTCGGATATATCACTGACTTGAGAACAATATCTTCTGGTAGAGCGACTGCTTCTTTGACATTCTCTCACTATGAGCCAGTTCCTAACAATATCGCAGAGAGCGTAATTGCAGAAGTAAAAGGAGCCAAAGCCTAA
- the rpsJ gene encoding 30S ribosomal protein S10 — MNQKIRIKLKSYDHSLVDKSSEKIVKAVKSTGAVVVGPIPLPTKKEKFTVLKSPHVNKKARDQYQLCTYKRLVDIYSNSSKTVDALMKIELPSGVDVEIKV; from the coding sequence ATGAATCAGAAAATTAGAATAAAACTTAAGTCTTACGATCATAGTCTGGTGGACAAGTCATCAGAGAAAATCGTTAAAGCTGTAAAATCTACAGGAGCTGTAGTAGTTGGACCTATTCCTCTTCCTACCAAAAAAGAGAAATTTACCGTCCTAAAATCCCCACACGTCAACAAAAAAGCCAGGGACCAATACCAGTTGTGTACCTATAAAAGATTGGTTGACATCTACTCTAACAGTTCCAAAACTGTAGATGCTTTGATGAAGATTGAACTTCCTAGCGGTGTCGATGTAGAGATCAAAGTTTGA
- the rplC gene encoding 50S ribosomal protein L3, translated as MSGIIGKKVGMTSIFSADGQNVACTLIEAGPCVVTQVKNVETDGYSAVQLGYGERKEKNTPKPLLGHFKKAGTTPKQKVVEFRDFRVEFEGQVDLGNDVKAGEVFEEGDFVDAIGTSKGKGFQGVVKRHGFGGVGGSTHGQHNRQRHPGAIGACSWPSRVFKGLRMAGRTGGSRVKVLNLRVLKVYPEKNLILVSGSVPGPKNSFVILEK; from the coding sequence ATGTCTGGAATAATAGGTAAAAAAGTAGGAATGACTAGCATTTTCAGTGCCGATGGACAAAATGTCGCATGCACGCTAATAGAAGCTGGTCCTTGCGTAGTGACGCAAGTAAAAAATGTAGAAACAGACGGGTACAGCGCTGTTCAGTTGGGTTATGGTGAGCGTAAGGAGAAAAATACGCCAAAGCCGTTGTTGGGCCACTTTAAAAAGGCCGGAACAACCCCTAAACAGAAAGTTGTAGAATTCAGAGACTTCAGAGTTGAATTTGAAGGACAGGTAGACTTAGGAAACGACGTGAAAGCCGGGGAAGTTTTCGAAGAAGGAGACTTCGTTGATGCTATTGGAACCTCTAAAGGTAAAGGCTTCCAAGGTGTGGTTAAACGTCACGGTTTTGGCGGTGTAGGTGGTTCCACCCATGGTCAGCATAACCGTCAGCGACATCCAGGTGCTATTGGTGCATGTTCTTGGCCATCCAGGGTTTTTAAAGGCTTAAGAATGGCCGGAAGAACTGGTGGAAGCCGAGTAAAAGTATTGAACCTGAGGGTGTTGAAAGTCTATCCTGAAAAGAACTTGATCCTAGTGAGTGGCTCTGTCCCAGGTCCAAAAAATTCTTTCGTTATTTTAGAGAAGTAA
- the rpsG gene encoding 30S ribosomal protein S7 yields MRKAKPKKRYILPDPKFNDTLVTKFVNCLMVDGKKSIAYKIFYDAVEKVEEKLGENGLEVWKKALNNITPAVEVKSRRVGGATFQVPMEVRPERKTSLGIKWMITFARRRGEKTMMDRLAGEIISASKGEGAAVKKKDDTHRMAEANKAFSHFRF; encoded by the coding sequence ATGAGAAAAGCGAAACCAAAAAAGAGATATATTCTTCCTGATCCAAAGTTCAATGATACTTTGGTGACCAAGTTTGTGAACTGCTTGATGGTAGATGGGAAGAAGAGTATTGCTTACAAAATTTTCTACGATGCAGTTGAAAAAGTAGAAGAGAAATTAGGTGAGAATGGTCTTGAGGTTTGGAAAAAAGCGCTTAACAATATAACTCCAGCTGTAGAGGTGAAGAGTCGTAGAGTTGGGGGAGCTACATTCCAGGTGCCCATGGAAGTAAGGCCTGAAAGAAAGACTTCACTCGGAATCAAGTGGATGATCACTTTTGCCAGAAGAAGAGGTGAGAAAACTATGATGGATAGGCTTGCAGGTGAGATTATTTCTGCTTCAAAAGGTGAAGGTGCCGCGGTGAAGAAAAAAGATGATACCCATAGAATGGCAGAAGCCAATAAAGCATTCTCACATTTTAGATTTTAA
- the rplW gene encoding 50S ribosomal protein L23, which translates to MDILKKPLITEKISALNEQGVYGFVVEKTAKKPEIKAAVEKMFGVKVVGVRTMRYAGKHKTRYTKTKVVSGYTNAYKKAIVKVADGEVIDFYGEI; encoded by the coding sequence ATGGATATACTAAAGAAGCCTTTGATTACGGAAAAGATTTCTGCGTTGAATGAGCAGGGAGTGTATGGATTTGTTGTTGAGAAGACTGCAAAGAAGCCAGAGATCAAAGCAGCCGTAGAGAAAATGTTTGGTGTAAAAGTGGTAGGTGTAAGAACCATGAGGTATGCTGGGAAGCATAAAACAAGATACACCAAAACCAAAGTAGTATCCGGTTACACTAATGCTTACAAAAAAGCAATTGTAAAAGTGGCGGATGGAGAAGTAATTGACTTTTACGGAGAAATTTAA
- the rplP gene encoding 50S ribosomal protein L16: MLQPRRTKYRKMQKGRIKGIAQRGHTLAFGNFGIKSLEAGWITSRQIEAARIAMTRAMKREGQVWIRIFPDKPVTKKPAEVRMGKGKGAPEYWVAVIKPGTILFEATGVSKELAQEALRLAQQKLPVSTKFIVRRDYAG, translated from the coding sequence ATGTTACAGCCAAGAAGAACTAAATATAGAAAAATGCAAAAGGGGCGTATCAAAGGAATCGCGCAAAGGGGGCATACGCTCGCTTTCGGGAACTTTGGTATCAAGTCTCTTGAAGCAGGATGGATAACTTCCCGTCAAATCGAAGCGGCACGTATCGCGATGACGAGGGCAATGAAAAGAGAAGGTCAAGTATGGATCAGGATTTTCCCTGACAAACCCGTTACCAAGAAGCCTGCAGAGGTACGTATGGGTAAAGGTAAAGGAGCCCCTGAATATTGGGTTGCAGTAATTAAACCAGGAACCATCCTTTTCGAAGCTACAGGAGTTAGCAAAGAACTTGCCCAGGAAGCACTTCGATTAGCTCAACAGAAGTTACCAGTTAGTACAAAATTTATAGTGCGTAGGGATTACGCGGGATAA
- the rpsS gene encoding 30S ribosomal protein S19 gives MARSLKKGPYIAHYLAKKVDAMNESGKKSVIKTWSRRSMISPDFVGHTFAVHNGNKFIPVFITDNMVGHKLGEFAPTRNFRGHIAKKDKGRR, from the coding sequence ATGGCACGTTCATTAAAAAAAGGTCCTTATATAGCCCATTACCTTGCCAAGAAAGTAGATGCAATGAACGAATCCGGCAAGAAGTCTGTAATCAAGACTTGGTCAAGGAGATCCATGATCTCTCCGGATTTTGTAGGCCATACCTTTGCAGTGCATAACGGTAATAAGTTCATTCCTGTGTTTATTACAGACAATATGGTAGGTCACAAATTAGGAGAATTTGCCCCTACCAGGAACTTTAGAGGTCACATCGCCAAAAAAGATAAAGGAAGAAGATAA
- the rpmC gene encoding 50S ribosomal protein L29, whose protein sequence is MKNSEINALSVSEINERIAAEQEKLTKLRFAHAVSPIENPNRIRETKKLIARLKTFLTAKQSAK, encoded by the coding sequence ATGAAAAACTCTGAAATTAACGCACTCTCCGTGAGTGAGATCAATGAGCGTATTGCCGCTGAGCAAGAAAAATTAACCAAATTGCGTTTTGCTCATGCAGTTTCTCCAATCGAGAATCCTAACAGAATAAGGGAAACAAAAAAGTTGATCGCTAGATTAAAAACTTTTTTGACAGCAAAACAATCAGCTAAATAA
- the rpsL gene encoding 30S ribosomal protein S12 translates to MPTIQQLVRKGRTTLESKSKSRALDACPQRRGVCTRVYTTTPKKPNSAMRKVARVRLTNGKEVNAYIPGEGHNLQEHSIVLIRGGRVKDLPGVRYHIIRGALDTAGVKDRKQGRSKYGAKRPKDAKK, encoded by the coding sequence ATGCCTACTATACAACAGTTAGTTAGAAAAGGTAGGACCACCCTAGAGTCTAAGTCCAAATCCAGGGCTTTGGATGCTTGCCCTCAAAGAAGGGGAGTATGTACCAGGGTGTACACTACCACACCAAAGAAACCTAATTCAGCCATGAGGAAAGTGGCAAGGGTTAGATTGACCAATGGAAAAGAGGTTAATGCCTACATTCCAGGAGAAGGCCACAACCTTCAGGAGCACTCTATTGTACTGATCAGAGGTGGTCGTGTAAAAGACCTTCCTGGTGTTCGTTATCACATTATCCGGGGTGCACTGGATACCGCGGGAGTAAAAGACCGTAAGCAAGGTCGCTCTAAGTACGGTGCCAAGCGTCCAAAAGACGCTAAAAAATAA
- the rplB gene encoding 50S ribosomal protein L2 — protein sequence MAVKKLKPVTPGTRNRMAPAFDEITKSSPEKSLLAPLKKSGGRNNSGKMTARYLGGGHKRRLRVVDFKRNKQNVPATVKAIEYDPNRTARLALLYYADGAKSYIIAPEGLQVGQQVIAGENVPPEVGNALPMMNIPLGTIIHNVELKPGKGAAMVRSAGGYAQLVAREGKYVTIKLPSGEMRHVLGVCLATIGTVSNADHMNVVLGKAGRNRWLGRRPRVRGVAMNPVDHPMGGGEGRASGGHPRSRTGVLAKGKKTRSPKKYSNKFIVSKRSK from the coding sequence ATGGCAGTTAAAAAATTAAAGCCTGTAACTCCCGGTACCAGAAATAGGATGGCACCTGCGTTTGACGAGATTACCAAGTCAAGCCCAGAGAAGTCCCTATTGGCTCCGTTGAAGAAATCAGGCGGTAGAAATAATTCAGGTAAGATGACCGCCCGTTATTTGGGAGGTGGTCATAAGAGAAGGCTTAGGGTAGTTGACTTTAAGCGAAATAAACAAAATGTGCCTGCGACTGTAAAAGCGATCGAATATGATCCTAACAGAACAGCACGTTTGGCATTGTTGTACTATGCAGATGGTGCGAAATCTTATATTATCGCTCCAGAAGGTTTGCAAGTAGGACAGCAGGTTATTGCTGGCGAGAATGTGCCTCCTGAGGTTGGAAATGCTCTTCCTATGATGAACATTCCTTTAGGTACCATTATCCACAATGTGGAATTGAAGCCTGGTAAGGGTGCAGCTATGGTAAGAAGTGCAGGAGGTTATGCACAATTGGTTGCCCGAGAAGGTAAATATGTAACCATCAAATTGCCTTCAGGTGAAATGAGGCATGTGTTGGGAGTATGTTTGGCTACCATTGGGACTGTATCCAATGCGGACCATATGAACGTAGTTTTGGGTAAAGCCGGTAGAAACCGATGGTTAGGAAGACGTCCACGAGTAAGAGGTGTTGCCATGAACCCTGTTGATCACCCAATGGGTGGTGGTGAAGGCCGCGCTTCCGGAGGACATCCAAGATCCAGAACTGGTGTACTTGCTAAAGGTAAGAAAACCAGATCGCCCAAAAAGTATTCAAATAAGTTTATTGTAAGTAAAAGATCTAAATAA
- the rplD gene encoding 50S ribosomal protein L4, translated as MELAVLKHNGEETGRKVSLSDAVFAIEPNDHAIYLDVKQFLANQRQGTHKSKERAEIAGSTKKIKKQKGTGGARAGSIKSPLFRGGGRVFGPRPRDYSFKLNKKVKQLARKSALTYKAKENNVTVLEDVSFDSIKTKQYVSLLSGLSLSDKKTLLVLPETNKNVYLSSRNLPKARVITVNDVNTYELLHADTLVLCEGSVSKLENLLSK; from the coding sequence ATGGAATTAGCAGTATTAAAACATAACGGTGAAGAAACAGGTAGGAAAGTATCGCTTTCTGATGCGGTATTTGCGATCGAGCCTAATGATCATGCCATCTACCTGGATGTGAAGCAGTTTTTGGCCAACCAAAGACAGGGAACACATAAGTCAAAAGAAAGGGCTGAAATAGCTGGATCAACCAAGAAGATAAAGAAACAAAAAGGTACAGGTGGAGCCAGAGCAGGTTCTATAAAATCTCCTTTGTTCAGAGGAGGAGGTAGGGTGTTTGGTCCAAGACCAAGAGACTACTCTTTCAAACTGAACAAAAAAGTAAAACAATTGGCCAGAAAGTCTGCCCTTACTTATAAGGCGAAGGAAAACAATGTTACGGTCTTGGAAGATGTTAGTTTTGACAGCATCAAAACTAAGCAATATGTTTCTTTGTTGAGCGGTCTTTCTCTTTCTGACAAGAAAACACTTTTGGTATTGCCAGAAACCAACAAGAATGTTTATCTGTCTAGCCGCAACCTGCCCAAGGCACGCGTGATCACAGTAAATGATGTAAATACTTACGAATTGTTGCACGCAGATACTTTGGTGCTTTGTGAAGGTTCCGTAAGTAAGTTAGAAAACCTTTTATCGAAGTAA